In Juglans microcarpa x Juglans regia isolate MS1-56 chromosome 7D, Jm3101_v1.0, whole genome shotgun sequence, the following are encoded in one genomic region:
- the LOC121238605 gene encoding glucomannan 4-beta-mannosyltransferase 9-like has protein sequence MDVSRLSTATILPDTFQGARDIDISAQIGLIWQQAKAPLIVPLLKLSLAVCLAMSIMLFLERVYMGIVIVFVKLFGQKPEKRYKWEPFRDDVELGHSAYPMVLVQIPMYNEKEVYQLSIGAACGLSWPSDRIIIQVLDDSTDPAIKDLVEVECQRWVSKGINIKYEIRDNRNGYKAGALREGMKHSYVKMCDYVAIFDADFQPEPDFLWRTIPFLAHNPEIALVQARWKFVNANECLMTRMQEMSLDYHFTVEQEVGSSTYAFFGFNGTAGVWRISALNEAGGWKDRTTVEDMDLAVRATLKGWKFVYVSDLKVKNELPSSLKAFRYQQHRWSCGPANLFRKMAMEIIRNKKVSLWKKFYVIYSFFFVRKIVGHIVTFVFYCVVLPATVLVPEVEVPKWGAVYIPSIITLLNAVGTPRSFHLLIFWILFENVMSLHRTKATFIGLLEAGKVNEWVVTEKLGDALKTKLGTKAPRKLRFKVGGRLHLLELGVGAYLFFCGCYDITFDGKNRYFIYLFLQSIAFFIVGVGYVGTFVPNS, from the exons ATGGACGTCAGCCGGCTCTCAACCGCGACCATACTTCCCGACACGTTCCAAGGCGCCCGCGATATTGACATTTCAGCTCAAATCGGATTGATTTGGCAACAAGCCAAAGCACCACTGATTGTGCCGCTGCTGAAACTATCATTGGCAGTGTGCTTGGCCATGTCGATAATGCTGTTCTTAGAGCGAGTATACATGGGCATCGTCATTGTTTTTGTGAAGTTGTTTGGACAAAAGCCGGAGAAGCGTTACAAATGGGAGCCTTTCAGGGACGATGTGGAGCTTGGCCATTCAGCTTACCCCATGGTTCTGGTTCAAATTCCTATGTACAATGAAAAAGAg GTGTATCAGCTGTCCATTGGAGCTGCATGTGGGCTTTCTTGGCCATCTGATCGGATAATAATTCAAGTTCTTGACGATTCAACTGACCCAGCCATCAAG GACCTGGTAGAAGTAGAATGCCAAAGATGGGTAAGCAAAGGCATAAACATAAAGTACGAGATCAGAGACAACAGAAATGGGTACAAAGCAGGGGCTCTTAGAGAAGGCATGAAGCACAGCTACGTCAAAATGTGCGACTACGTTGCTATCTTTGATGCTGATTTCCAACCTGAGCCTGATTTTCTATGGCGCACCATACCTTTTCTTGCTCACAACCCAGAAATAGCTCTTGTTCAAGCTCGCTGGAAATTCG TAAATGCTAACGAATGCTTAATGACAAGGATGCAAGAGATGTCCCTGGATTACCATTTCACAGTGGAGCAAGAAGTGGGGTCCTCAACATATGCGTTCTTCGGTTTCAATG GGACGGCTGGTGTCTGGAGAATTTCAGCGCTAAATGAGGCTGGAGGATGGAAGGACCGCACCACAGTGGAGGATATGGATTTGGCTGTCCGAGCTACCCTTAAAGGCTGGAAATTTGTATATGTTAGTGACCTCAAG GTGAAAAATGAATTGCCTAGTTCTTTGAAAGCCTTTCGTTATCAGCAGCACCGATGGTCTTGTGGCCCTGCTAATCTCTTCCGAAAAATGGCCATGGAAATTATAAGAAACAAG AAAGTCTCACTGTGGAAGAAGTTTTACGTTATCTACAGCTTTTTCTTTGTCCGTAAGATCGTAGGTCATATCGTCACATTCGTCTTTTACTGTGTCGTCTTGCCGGCAACAGTCTTGGTTCCTGAAGTGGAAGTTCCCAAGTGGGGTGCCGTCTACATTCCTTCTATCATTACTCTCCTCAATGCGGTTGGAACTCCAAG ATCATTCCATCTACTGATCTTCTGGATCCTCTTCGAGAATGTCATGTCACTGCACCGGACTAAGGCGACATTTATAGGTCTGCTTGAGGCAGGGAAAGTAAATGAATGGGTTGTCACTGAGAAATTGGGAGATGCTCTCAAGACAAAATTAGGAACCAAAGCTCCCAGGAAACTGCGCTTCAAGGTTGGAGGAAG GCTGCATTTGCTAGAGCTTGGTGTCGGGGCCTATCTCTTCTTCTGTGGGTGCTATGATATTACCTTTGATGGGAAGAACCGCTACTTCATATACCTTTTTCTCCAATCCATTGCCTTCTTCATTGTAGGGGTTGGTTATGTTGGCACCTTTGTCCCCAACTCGTAG
- the LOC121238606 gene encoding uncharacterized protein LOC121238606 yields the protein MLAVLCVRPKPWILSSSSSVHGSQALHYPYSSRIRRSPIHFVGFRGDRQPRRHHSSACRLGGSFGGGAASIWHAIMPCGAAGIPSDLLLRRKAMLRRERSGEGSWNAAWDARPARWLHLPDSARLLFGVCACLAPLDLAIDGNPEAAVLEEKIEAYDSIDLNACKINELVGRDVIDSNANTNNDVSADYRVTGVLADGRCLFRALAHGACLRIGEEAPDENRQRELADELRAQVVDELLKRRKETEWFIEGDFDAYVKRIQQPYVWGGEPELLMASHVLKTPISVFMLNRSSGGLVNIAKYGEEYQKDEESLINVLFHGYGHYDLLE from the exons ATGCTCGCTGTACTGTGCGTGCGCCCCAAGCCTTGgatcctctcctcctcctcctccgtcCACGGCTCGCAGGCTCTTCACTATCCGTACAGCAGCCGGATACGCCGGAGTCCGATACATTTCGTTGGCTTCCGCGGAGACCGGCAGCCTCGTCGCCACCACTCTAGTGCTTGTCGGCTTGGAGGTTCGTTCGGCGGTGGTGCAGCGTCCATATGGCACGCGATCATGCCCTGCGGAGCCGCCGGTATACCGAGCGATCTCCTGCTCCGGCGGAAGGCGATGCTCAGGCGTGAGCGGAGTGGGGAGGGGTCGTGGAATGCCGCGTGGGATGCACGCCCCGCCCGGTGGCTTCACCTGCCCGACTCAGCTCGGCTGCTCTTTGGCGTCTGCGCGTGCCTCGCGCCGCTGGATTTGGCAATCGATGGCAATCCTGAGGCGGcagttttggaagaaaaaatcGAAGCTTACGATTCAATTGACTTGAACGCTTGCAAGATTAATGAGCTCGTCGGTCGCGATGTAATCGACTCAAACGCTAATACGAACAATGATGTCTCTGCTGATTACAGGGTCACAG GGGTTCTGGCGGATGGTCGATGCCTATTTAGAGCATTAGCACATGGGGCTTGCTTGAGAATTGGGGAAGAAGCTCCGGATGAGAATCGTCAGAGAGAACTTGCTGATGAATTAAGAGCTCAG GTTGTAGATGAGCTTTTGAAGAGGCGGAAGGAAACAGAATG GTTCATTGAAGGAGATTTTGATGCATATGTGAAGAGAATTCAACAACCCTATGTGTGGGGTGGAGAACCTGAATTGCTGATGGCTTCTCACGTTTTGAA GACTCCAATATCTGTCTTCATGTTAAATAGAAGCTCAGGTGGTTTGGTAAACATAGCAAAGTATGGTGAAGAATATCAAAAGGATGAAGAGAGCCTCATCAATGTTCTGTTTCATGGGTATGGTCATTATGACCTATTGGAATAA
- the LOC121238607 gene encoding transcriptional activator DEMETER, with protein MNIRGGVSFPEDKELQIMDSWMPVTPEKPIPTRSNPILVNWDGNQMGRANWQEVTEFSNGYAEMPNYNGLQRNSNPTGQVVQKGGYYGYDAGLAQKNRMINHIAGSYTQTLHSNSTGWKNDTFAQLLQMQNATLITTANRDPNGSQNMAANSPLIPNSHLHSHVDCSQRDSTTSDGLLFNNQNHYAGFDTSSNLANRPLILEMHSRVDGNLRDKNPASLFFSNQNHYSGSNSSDNSDNYTQIPNYGFPVPYEPHWELNSAPAEINASSSVTNTLQFAPITPDRVKKLENNQHSATPNIIRNESSSEARDNDTSLTSLGNQSPLDQSDELLQSIVNSSPAANNTLHKENKDSEKGSIPGMDLNETPHQKPQRRRKHRPKVIREGKPKRTPKPKTPKNTKEAQTAKRKYVRKNIQKESAPELADASRETVNAKGRTAATSCRRALNFDVEKIVDESQEKAVGQQELPHWNKGAFSLSSDSRATESCPGTYSVSGTKSVVQIDQWTGLMEEQQKSGNINDLIHSTSQLQTNYVPLQQRQAAAASSAPEKDWSIEDPHVIGINIDERYSDPFQNSCSNGWNPISQQIHAEGIDKVVFQANSNFDSMEKELSRNTTQSVPKFPSNSSAARGSKREHFRTIEGTNPIISLLYQEIQTDEHCKKGQVLGRGFSETYKKKKTVSGLHTNISGMPCVTEVEDGSGKAKTKRMNDNSANGLTETTNHEISNFYFRSPKIAERQSEATEANKFTSERCNHSMAAGQNLPMQEISSDLHSYAEVTKETSRLTSVHGYPSLAAIEDCYMLQPSPPKQVPESENQVLQTSHVPSTKRTIGPIPSRLVSARRNKVPKKDDALYAYQKSPAKPRGRPPKKRIYAIPIDEIIYRLKSLDLNEGSTELVRDEQNAVVLYKGYGALVPYPRFELMKKHKPRPKVDLDPETNRIWNLLMNTEGSKDFEGTDKKKEKWWEEERKVFRGRTDSFIARMHLIQGDRRFSRWKGSVVDSVIGVFLTQNVSDHLSSSAFMSLAARFPLQSMSNRTCDNGGTSTLSEESEVCINQDDTIGWQEKVPSRQIFSYSSVTHLGSTEHQRDSETTGRERNIVDAHSQSMGEDVISSQDSFDSLNVQGPGGPRSSSGSNSEEEDFITGCRPSEIHFPTLTNLLQMEKTTFQEFYSQNTCSLADEGSRQVHKQSKNIVHAQKITRLHRADDFNGPYAFTYPLSDYHLHMNPEFRIAEIENFKAFSEESIYPLPSIDFRSTKKKDENTKGFRTEGWAGSEGGRTVQQNELLCSQETQRMGPSIPLSNHSVHQESISQPGPHTVYDLSSCHNHQLEMNKFLRLESPSVAEPVKLAEALAKRQNNATQQIPSLPKVTENAGERISVENKQMHLENRFIKPNSNEQAYSSGHAYDETSSKISKAKKGRTESEKTSAVDWDSLRKQVHAGSRNIERSKDTQDSLDYEAIRLANVAEISKAIKERGMNNLLAERIKDFLNRLVREHGSIDLEWLRDVPPDKAKDYLLSIRGLGLKSVECVRLLTLHHLAFPVDTNVGRIAVRLGWVPLQPLPESLQLHLLELYPVLESIQKYLWPRLCNLDQRTLYELHYQLITFGKVFCTKSKPNCNACPMRGECRHFASAFASARLALPGPEEKSIVDSTVPIPDERNPAIVINPLPLLPPEINSLKGTGYESRKCEPIIEEPATPEQECSEISESDIEDTFYEDPDEIPTIKLNIEEFTVNLQNYMQEKMELEECEMSKALVALKPEVASIPTAKLKNVSRLRTEHQVYELPDSHPLLERMDRREPDDPSPYLLAIWTPGETANSIQPPETSCGSQEPNKLCNEQTCFSCNSVREANAQTVRGSLLIPCRTAMKGSFPLNGTYFQVNEVFADHESSLNPIDVPRAWIWNLRRRTVYFGTSVTTIFKGLSTEGIQLCFWRGFVCVRGFDQKTRAPRPLMARLHFPASKLVKSKTENKR; from the exons ATGAATATTAGAGGGGGGGTTTCATTTCCAGAGGATAAAGAGCTTCAAATAATGGATTCATGGATGCCCGTGACACCAGAGAAGCCAATTCCAACAAGATCTAATCCGATCCTGGTCAACTGGGATGGGAACCAAATGGGGAGAGCAAATTGGCAGGAAGTGACTGAATTCTCAAATGGGTATGCAGAGATGCCAAATTACAATGGGTTGCAGCGAAATTCGAACCCAACCGGGCAGGTGGTTCAGAAAGGAGGGTACTATGGCTATGATGCAGGATTGGCTCAGAAGAACAGGATGATCAATCACATTGCAGGGTCTTACACTCAGACCTTACACAGTAACAGCACAGGTTGGAAGAACGATACATTTGCACAACTGCTGCAAATGCAGAATGCCACCCTTATAACCACTGCAAACAGGGACCCGAACGGAAGCCAAAACATGGCAGCAAATAGTCCCCTGATTCCAAATTCGCATTTGCACTCTCATGTTGATTGCAGCCAGAGAGATTCGACCACCTCTGATGGCCTGTTGTTCAACAACCAGAATCACTACGCAGGTTTTGACACTTCGAGTAATTTGGCAAATAGGCCTCTGATTCTGGAAATGCATTCTCGAGTTGACGGCAATCTAAGAGATAAGAACCCTGCAAGTTTGTTTTTTAGCAACCAAAATCACTACTCGGGTTCAAACTCATCGGACAACAGTGACAACTATACCCAGATACCCAACT ATGGATTCCCCGTACCTTATGAGCCGCACTGGGAGCTAAATTCCGCACCAGCAGAAATAAATGCTTCCTCAAGTGTTACCAACACACTCCAGTTCGCACCAATAACACCAGATCGGGTCAAGAAGCTGGAGAACAACCAGCATTCTGCAACACCGAACATAATAAGAAATGAAAGCTCAAGTGAGGCAAGGGACAATGATACTTCACTTACATCATTAGGAAATCAGTCACCTCTGGACCAGAGTGATGAACTTTTACAGAGCATTGTAAACTCATCTCCTGCTGCCAATAATACATTacacaaagaaaataaagattctGAGAAGGGAAGTATTCCTGGCATGGATCTGAACGAGACACCCCATCAGAAACCGCAAAGACGAAGAAAACACAGGCCCAAGGTAATAAGGGAAGGCAAGCCCAAAAGGACTCCAAAGCCTAAAACTCCAAAAAATACCAAAGAGGCCCAGACAGCAAAGAGGAAGTACGTGCGCAAGAATATTCAGAAAGAATCAGCACCTGAACTGGCTGATGCTTCAAGGGAGACAGTCAATGCTAAGGGCAGAACAGCTGCAACATCCTGCCGGAGAGCATTAAATTTTGACGTGGAGAAGATCGTTGATGAAAGCCAGGAAAAAGCAGTTGGTCAGCAGGAGTTACCTCATTGGAATAAAGGGGCCTTTAGTTTGAGTTCAGACTCTCGAGCCACAGAATCGTGCCCTGGAACTTACAGTGTTTCTGGAACAAAGTCTGTTGTGCAGATTGACCAGTGGACTGGCTTAATGGAAGAACAGCAGAAATCTGGAAACATAAATGATCTAATCCATTCCACAAGTCAATTGCAAACTAACTATGTACCACTGCAACAAAGGCAAGCAGCTGCAGCCTCATCAGCTCCAGAGAAAGACTGGTCCATAGAAGATCCACATGTGATAGGGATAAATATAGATGAGAGATATTCTGACCCTTTCCAAAACAGCTGTAGCAATGGATGGAATCCCATATCACAACAAATCCATGCTGAAGGAATAGACAAAGTAGTCTTTCAAGCAAACTCTAATTTTGATAGCATGGAGAAAGAATTGTCTAGGAATACAACCCAATCAGTTCCAAAGTTTCCATCTAATTCCAGTGCAGCAAGAGGGTCCAAGAGAGAACATTTTCGTACTATCGAGGGCACAAATCCCATCATTTCATTGTTGTACCAAGAGATCCAAACGGATGAACATTGCAAAAAGGGCCAAGTTCTTGGCAGAGGTTTCTCagaaacttacaaaaaaaagaaaactgtgaGTGGACTCCATACAAACATCTCTGGAATGCCTTGCGTAACAGAAGTTGAAGATGGTTCGGGAAAAGCTAAAACAAAGCGAATGAATGATAACAGTGCAAATGGGCTTACAGAAACAACAAACCATGAGATATCAAACTTTTACTTCAGAAGTCCTAAAATTGCTGAGAGGCAAAGTGAGGCCACTGAGGCCAACAAATTTACATCTGAGAGGTGCAATCACTCTATGGCTGCAGGACAGAATTTGCCGATGCAAGAGATTTCGTCTGATCTGCATTCATATGCAGAAGTGACGAAAGAGACCAGCAGATTAACTTCAGTCCATGGCTATCCCTCCCTAGCTGCAATTGAGGATTGTTACATGCTCCAACCATCTCCTCCCAAACAAGTCCCTGAATCGGAGAACCAGGTACTTCAAACTTCCCATGTTCCTTCAACAAAGCGAACCATAGGACCCATTCCATCAAGATTAGTTTCAGCTAGAAGAAATAAAGTTCCAAAAAAGGACGATGCCTTGTATGCTTATCAGAAATCCCCAGCAAAACCACGAG GTCGTCCACCAAAAAAAAGGATATATGCCATACCCATAGATGAGATCATATATAGATTGAAGAGTCTAGATCTCAATGAGGGGAGCACTGAATTGGTAAGGGACGAGCAAAATGCAGTTGTCCTATACAAAGGATACGGTGCACTTGTTCCATACCCAAGGTTTGAACTGATGAAGAAACATAAACCACGACCTAAAGTAGACCTTGACCCAGAAACAAATAGAATTTGGAACCTTTTGATGAATACGGAAGGAAGCAAAGACTTTGAAGGAACTGacaagaaaaaggagaaatggTGGGAAGAGGAAAGAAAGGTTTTTCGTGGTCGAACTGATTCATTTATTGCAAGAATGCACCTCATTCAAG GAGATAGACGCTTCTCACGATGGAAAGGATCTGTTGTTGATTCGGTGATAGGAGTCTTCCTAACCCAAAATGTTTCAGACCATCTTTCAAG CTCTGCTTTCATGTCTTTGGCAGCACGATTTCCTCTTCAGTCAATGAGCAACAGAACATGTGACAATGGTGGGACAAGCACACTGTCAGAGGAATCAGAAGTCTGTATAAATCAGGATGACACCATTGGATGGCAAGAAAAGGTTCCAAGTCGACAAATCTTCAGTTATAGCTCTGTGACACACCTTGGATCAACAGAGCATCAAAGAGACAGTGAAACTACAGGAAGAGAAAGGAACATAGTGGACGCACATAGTCAGAGCATGGGGGAAGACGTCATATCATCACAAGATTCTTTTGATTCCTTAAACGTACAGGGCCCTGGAGGACCAAGATCCAGCTCAGGCTCCAATTCAGAAGAGGAAGATTTTATAACTGGCTGCAGACCAAGTGAGATTCACTTTCCAACTTTAACAAATCTTCTACAGATGGAGAAAACCACATTCCAGGAATTTTACAGCCAAAATACTTGTTCACTAGCGGATGAGGGATCCAGGCAAGTGCACAAGcaatctaaaaatattgtgcATGCCCAGAAAATAACAAGATTGCACAGAGCAGATGATTTCAATGGCCCTTATGCATTTACTTATCCTTTAAGCGACTACCATTTGCACATGAATCCAGAATTTAGAATTGCCGAAATAGAGAATTTTAAAGCATTTAGTGAAGAAAGCATATATCCTTTGCCTTCAATTGATTTCAGATccacaaagaaaaaagatgaaaataccAAGGGCTTTAGGACTGAAGGATGGGCAGGAAGTGAAGGTGGAAGAACAGTACAACAGAATGAACTACTATGTTCTCAAGAAACACAAAGAATGGGCCCCTCTATACCATTAAGCAACCACTCAGTACACCAGGAAAGCATTTCTCAACCAGGTCCTCACACTGTTTATGATTTGTCATCCTGCCACAATCACCAACTGGAAATGAACAAATTCCTCAGATTGGAAAGCCCATCTGTGGCAGAACCTGTAAAACTTGCAGAAGCACTGGCTAAAAGGCAGAATAACGCCACACAGCAAATTCCAAGTCTCCCTAAAGTCACAGAGAATGCTGGAGAAAGAATCTCAGTAGAAAATAAGCAAATGCACTTGGAAAATAGATTTATCAAACCAAATTCAAATGAGCAAGCTTATTCTTCTGGTCATGCTTATGATGAGACaagttcaaaaatttcaaaagccAAAAAAGGAAGGACAGAGAGTGAGAAAACGAGTGCAGTTGACTGGGACAGTTTAAGAAAGCAAGTACATGCCGGTAGTAGGAACATAGAAAGAAGCAAAGATACGCAGGATTCACTGGACTATGAAGCAATAAGACTTGCAAATGTTGCTGAGATTTCTAAGGCAATAAAGGAACGAGGGATGAATAACCTGCTAGCAGAACGAATCAAG GATTTCCTGAACCGACTGGTTAGAGAACATGGAAGCATCGATCTGGAATGGTTAAGAGATGTTCCCCCTGATAAAGCAAA GGATTATCTATTAAGCATACGCGGACTTGGGCTGAAAAGTGTGGAGTGTGTGCGGCTTTTAACACTCCATCATCTAGCTTTTCCA GTTGACACAAATGTTGGAAGGATAGCAGTTCGACTGGGATGGGTCCCCCTTCAACCCCTGCCTGAGTCACTTCAGTTACACCTCCTAGAATT GTATCCGGTGCTGGAGTCTATTCAAAAATATCTCTGGCCAAGATTATGCAATCTCGACCAACGAACATT GTATGAACTACACTACCAATTGATTACATTCGGAAAG GTCTTCTGCACAAAAAGTAAACCAAATTGCAATGCATGTCCAATGAGAGGAGAGTGCAGACACTTTGCAAGTGCTTTCGCAAG CGCAAGGCTTGCACTGCCAGGGCCCGAAGAAAAGAGTATTGTGGACTCAACTGTTCCCATTCCAGATGAGAGAAATCCAGCCATAGTTATCAACCCCCTGCCACTCCTTCCACCTGAGATCAACTCACTCAAAGGAACAGGTTATGAAAGTCGAAAGTGTGAACCAATCATTGAAGAACCAGCAACCCCAGAACAAGAATGCTCAGAGATCTCAGAAAGCGACATTGAGGACACATTTTATGAGGATCCTGACGAGATTCCCACCATCAAACTCAATATCGAAGAGTTTACTGTAAATCTACAAAACTACATGCAAGAGAAGATGGAACTCGAAGAATGTGAAATGTCAAAGGCTTTGGTTGCCTTAAAACCAGAAGTGGCTTCTATACCTACAGCTAAACTGAAGAATGTGAGTCGGCTACGAACAGAGCACCAAGT GTATGAACTTCCAGATTCGCATCCGCTCTTGGAAAGG ATGGACAGACGAGAACCTGATGATCCAAGCCCATATCTTCTTGCTATATGGACACCAG GCGAAACAGCAAATTCAATTCAACCACCAGAAACAAGCTGTGGTTCCCAGGAGCCTAACAAATTGTGCAATGAACAGACATGCTTCTCATGCAATAGTGTGAGAGAAGCTAATGCACAAACGGTCAGAGGGTCACTACTG ATACCATGTAGAACAGCAATGAAAGGGAGCTTTCCTCTCAATGGTACATACTTTCAAGTTAATGAG GTATTTGCAGACCATGAATCTAGCTTGAACCCAATAGATGTTCCAAGAGCATGGATATGGAACTTGCGAAGAAGGACTGTCTACTTTGGAACCTCtgtaacaacaatattcaaaG GCCTATCGACCGAGGGAATTCAATTATGCTTTTGGAGAG GATTTGTCTGTGTGAGGGGCTTTGACCAGAAAACACGGGCACCCCGACCTCTAATGGCTAGATTGCACTTCCCCGCAAGTAAGTTGGTCAAGTCAAAAACTGAGAACAAGAGATAA